From the genome of Triticum aestivum cultivar Chinese Spring chromosome 3B, IWGSC CS RefSeq v2.1, whole genome shotgun sequence, one region includes:
- the LOC123070116 gene encoding ubiquitin-like modifier-activating enzyme atg7, whose protein sequence is MAAKAEVRPRPLELDPITSRVELAFWEDLRRLKLDVLGTDDSPIPITGYYIPCTHPKMSGLLRLGGESLVPPSANSSGSRNSCPVPGTLINTNNMRGLQNLDVEYLLREEAKKILHDIMYGKIEEDPSLLLRFLVISFADLKNWKIYYSVAFPSLVFKSEMTLLSLHSASLVLSQEEAKSLSKSLKEWRSSNETAALPFFFVDISSDSSIAIRQLKDWKDCQDNGQKFLFGFYDHGCHQDPGWALRNYIAFLSLRLKIEKIQFLCYREKRSELDLEKSLVGEASFPPPHGWDDSDYVPEAIGWEGEKPGDGRKEKKLKEINLESMSPERRDEEQQLMHLKLMGWRHFPVDLEKLSGIRCLLLGAGTLGCEVSRLLMTWGVRKLTVVDGGHVSMPDVLKQSLYVDDDCGVPRATAIVPHLKERCPAVDVEAIQMEIPAPGNPVSPSVLDDCERLQTLVASSDVVFLLTDTWESRWFPTLLCANENKMAITAALGHDSYLVMRHGAGPGTRRGNMDDVIAQIQNLSTEDALGRQRLGCCFCNDTTSLFNSVSDETVALPGLTSIVSGKAVELFARMLHHPEGIHAPGDMAGMDTEHQLGLLPHQMRGSLPRCDLSTVISNSSNNCTACSNIVLSEYRREGLNFVMQAINQPTYLKDLTGISNLIKSDTCLKLPASFPVNSGKLSSARCLLLGAGTLGCDVARILMDYGVRNLTIVDSGCVVVSNLAKQSLYTTKDRKTPKATAILEHLKERCSSVEVEGIQMEIPMPGHPVSSKEAAGVLKACERLQELVAAHDAVFLLTDTRESRWLPTLLCANENKIAITAALGYDSYLAMRHGAGPGINSEGSDMVAAMNKLSAEDVLGRQRLGCYFCNDVIAPVDSVSNRTLDQQCTVTRPGLASIASGHAADLFTRLLNHPDGIHAPGDIAGTSSERPSGLLPHQMRGSLSQYSLLTLMGYSSSSCIACSNAVLREYRSRGLDFVMQVINEPTYLEDLTGLTELMKSADYSRVEWVDEVDDEDFADM, encoded by the exons ATGGCGGCGAAGGCGGAGGTGCGGCCGCGGCCGCTGGAGTTAGACCCCATCACGAGCCGCGTCGAGCTGGCGTTCTGGGAGGACCTCCGCCGACTCAAGCTCGACGTCCTCGGCACCGACGACTCCCCCATCCCCATCACCG GTTACTATATTCCATGCACACATCCAAAAATGTCGGGCCTCTTAAGGCTGGGCGGAGAATCATTAGTGCCACCATCTGCCAACTCCTCTGGCTCTAGGAACTCTTGTCCAGTCCCAGGGACCCTCATAAACACGAATAACATGCGAGGGTTACAAAACCTGGATGTGGAGTATCTACtgagagaagaagcaaagaag ATCTTGCACGACATTATGTATGGTAAAATAGAAGAGGATCCTTCTCTGCTACTGAGGTTCCTTGTGATATCATTCGCGGATCTGAAGAATTGGAAGATTTATTACAGTGTTGCATTCCCCTCATTGGTTTTCAAGTCTGAAATGACTTTGCTCAGCCTGCATAGTGCCTCACTGGTGCTTAGTCAAGAGGAG GCAAAATCATTGTCTAAGTCACTGAAAGAGTGGCGCAGTTCAAATGAAACAGCAG CTCTTCCATTTTTCTTCGTCGATATATCCTCGGATTCTTCTATTGCTATAAGGCAACTCAAGGATTGGAAAGATTGCCAGGACAATGGCCAAAAG TTCCTATTTGGATTTTATGATCATGGTTGTCATCAAGATCCTGGCTGGGCTCTTAGAAACTACATTGCATTCCTTAGTCTGCGGTTGAAAATTGAGAAGATTCAGTTCTTATGCTACCGAGAAAAACGATCGGAGCTTGATCTAGAGAAATCCCTTGTTGGCGAAGCATCATTTCCACCACCTCATG GCTGGGATGACTCTGATTATGTGCCTGAAGCTATTGGATGGGAAGGAGAAAAGCCTGGGGAtggaaggaaagaaaagaaactgaAAGAAATCAATCTTGAATCAATGAGCCCAGAAAG GCGGGATGAAGAACAACAACTGATGCACTTGAAGCTTATGGGATGGCGGCACTTCCCTGTTGATTTGGAGAAGTTATCTGGCATTCGATGTCTTCTGTTGGGTGCTGGAACTCTTGGATGTGAAGTTTCTCGCTTACTCATG ACCTGGGGTGTACGGAAACTAACAGTGGTTGACGGTGGTCATGTTTCTATGCCTGATGTACTCAAACAATCACTCTACGTAGATGACGATTGTGGTGTCCCAAGAGCCACCGCAATAGTTCCACATCTAAAAGAGAGATGTCCTGCAGTG GACGTTGAAGCCATCCAGATGGAAATACCAGCGCCTGGGAATCCGGTTTCTCCAAGTGTGCTTGATGATTGTGAGCGTCTTCAAACATTAGTAGCTTCTAGTGATGTGGTCTTCTTGTTGACTGACACATGGGAGAGCAGATGGTTTCCAACTCTTTTGTGTGCAAACGAAAACAAG ATGGCCATCACGGCAGCATTAGGACATGACAGTTACCTTGTCATGCGACATGGTGCTGGTCCAGGAACAAGAAGAGGAAATATGGATGACGTGATTGCTCAGATACAGAATTTATCCACCGAAGATGCTCTCGGTCGTCAAAGATTGGGGTGCTGTTTCTGCAACGATACGACTTCCCTTTTCAAC TCAGTCTCTGATGAAACAGTAGCACTACCTGGGTTGACCTCCATTGTATCCGGCAAAGCGGTGGAGCTCTTTGCGAGGATGTTACATCATCCAGAGGG GATACATGCTCCAGGAGATATGGCTGGTATGGATACTGAACATCAGCTTGGTTTATTGCCGCACCAGATGCGAGGATCACTCCCGCGGTGTGATTTATCAACTGTGATAAGCAATTCCTCAAACAATTGTACTGCATGTTCTAATATT GTACTGTCTGAATATAGAAGAGAAGGGTTGAATTTTGTCATGCAAGCCATTAACCAACCAACATATTTAAAGGACCTTACAGGCATTTCTAATTTGATAAAGTCGGACACTTGTTTGAAATTGCCAGCCAGCTTCCCTGTAAATTCTGGGAAGTTGTCTAGTGCTCGATGTCTACTTTTAGGTGCTGGAACTCTTGGGTGCGATGTTGCTCGTATTCTTATG GATTATGGTGTTCGGAATCTCACAATTGTTGACAGTGGTTGTGTTGTTGTGTCAAATTTGGCAAAACAATCACTTTACACAACTAAAGACCGCAAGACCCCAAAAGCGACAGCGATACTGGAGCATCTAAAAGAGAGATGTTCGTCAGTG GAGGTTGAAGGAATTCAAATGGAAATACCGATGCCAGGGCACCCTGTATCATCTAAAGAAGCTGCTGGTGTGCTTAAAGCTTGCGAGCGTCTCCAGGAGTTAGTAGCTGCCCATGATGCTGTCTTCTTGCTGACTGACACAAGGGAAAGTAGGTGGCTGCCAACGCTTCTCTGTGCGAATGAAAACAAG ATTGCTATTACCGCAGCCCTAGGATATGATAGCTACCTTGCCATGCGACATGGGGCTGGTCCAGGAATAAATTCTGAAGGTTCAGATATGGTTGCTGCCATGAACAAGCTGTCTGCAGAAGATGTTCTTGGGCGTCAAAGACTGGGGTGCTATTTCTGCAATGACGTTATCGCTCCTGTTGAT TCGGTCTCCAACCGAACGCTGGACCAACAGTGTACAGTAACACGACCTGGACTGGCCTCCATTGCATCTGGCCATGCTGCAGACCTCTTCACAAGACTGTTAAATCATCCAGATGG GATACATGCTCCAGGAGATATCGCTGGCACAAGCAGTGAGCGTCCGTCTGGTCTATTGCCACACCAGATGCGAGGATCACTATCGCAGTACAGCTTATTAACTCTCATGGGCTATTCCTCGAGCAGCTGTATCGCATGTTCCAATGCG GTATTGCGTGAATACAGGAGTAGAGGATTGGATTTTGTGATGCAGGTGATCAACGAACCAACCTACCTAGAAGACCTGACGGGCCTGACGGAGTTGATGAAATCGGCGGATTATTCTCGAGTCGAGTGGGTCGATGAAGTTGACGACGAGGACTTTGCCGACATGTGA